A window of the Tripterygium wilfordii isolate XIE 37 chromosome 12, ASM1340144v1, whole genome shotgun sequence genome harbors these coding sequences:
- the LOC120010949 gene encoding uncharacterized protein LOC120010949, producing the protein MAITVLSSAAAARLCFPVSDNHQFPKKLSYTKSAISIPRRSTISFHIRASNSPRQEENSRSNNSTDFASQEDLKFLLKLGAGSVAGAAVIKYGSVILPQITRPNIIEALIMVSTPVIVAVVLLIKQSRAEG; encoded by the exons ATGGCGATAACGGTACTGTCCAGCGCGGCAGCAGCAAGGCTCTGTTTTCCGGTTTCGGATAATCACCAGTTCCCGAAGAAGCTGAGCTACACAAAGTCGGCGATCTCCATCCCCCGTCGTTCCACAATTTCCTTTCACATCCGAGCCTCTAATTCACCAAGACAAGAAGAAAATTCAAGGTCAAACAACTCAACTGATTTCGCATCTCAG GaggatttgaagtttttgttgAAATTAGGAGCTGGATCTGTTGCTGGTGCAGCTGTGATCAAGTATGGAAGCGTAATTCTTCCTCAGATAACCAGGCCCAACATCATAGAGGCTCTGATTATGGTATCTACACCCGTCATTGTAGCTGTCGTGCTCTTGATCAAGCAAAGTCGTGCAGAAGGATAA
- the LOC120011534 gene encoding protein TOO MANY MOUTHS yields MAVQYFSPQTLLLTLSILLPLVRPFTVITSDSDVPSSALIDGPQPAFSTNQNGARTDPREQEAVYEIMRATGNDWATDISDVCRGRWHGIECMPDKENVQHVVSLSFGALSDDTAFPTCDPNRSYVSESITKLPHLRTLFFFRCFSNNPGRIPTFLGQLGPTLQTLVLRDNGFVGPIPSELGNLTRLRILDLHKNNLNGSIPVSLGRLTGLMSLDLSWNKLTGSIPGLSFPPLNVLDLSQNLLMGPIPSSIGGCQSLIKMDFSRNQLTGSIPDSISGLKDLILMDISYNRLSILLPATLKSLNSLQVLNLKGNPMATTSLPNNAFDGMRGLMFLILSNMNMHGSIPESIGRLSNLRVIYLDGNRFNGSIPNSFRNLRNLSELRLNDNQLSGPIPLERETVWRMKRKLRLHNNSGLCYNPNSGFEDGLDPSFSSGIGSCITPTPTPGSTRTVQP; encoded by the coding sequence CCACTCGTTAGGCCTTTCACGGTCATAACATCGGATTCCGATGTGCCGTCTTCAGCACTGATTGATGGGCCTCAACCCGCTTTCTCGACCAACCAAAATGGGGCACGAACCGACCCGCGTGAGCAAGAGGCGGTCTACGAGATTATGCGGGCCACGGGTAATGATTGGGCCACTGACATCTCCGACGTCTGCCGAGGCCGCTGGCACGGGATCGAGTGTATGCCCGACAAGGAAAACGTGCAGCACGTTGTTTCGCTGTCGTTCGGTGCGTTGTCGGATGATACGGCCTTCCCTACGTGTGATCCGAACCGGTCTTACGTTTCGGAGTCTATCACCAAGCTGCCTCACTTGCGGACTTTGTTCTTTTTCCGTTGTTTCAGTAACAATCCGGGTCGGATCCCGACATTTTTGGGGCAATTGGGCCCCACGTTGCAAACATTGGTGTTGAGAGATAATGGGTTTGTGGGTCCCATCCCAAGTGAGTTGGGGAATCTTACACGGTTGAGGATTCTTGATCTTCATAAGAACAATCTCAACGGTTCAATACCGGTCTCACTGGGCCGGCTCACCGGTCTGATGTCGTTGGATTTGAGTTGGAACAAATTAACCGGTTCAATACCCGGTTTAAGTTTCCCGCCTTTGAATGTTTTGGATTTGAGCCAAAATCTCTTGATGGGTCCAATTCCATCTAGTATTGGAGGTTGTCAATCTCTAATCAAGATGGATTTTAGTCGTAATCAACTCACCGGTTCAATCCCTGACTCAATTTCGGGTCTAAAAGATCTTATTCTTATGGATATCAGTTATAATCGTCTTTCCATTCTGCTTCCTGCTACGCTCAAGAGTTTGAACTCTCTCCAAGTTTTGAATCTCAAAGGCAATCCCATGGCGACCACTTCCCTTCCTAACAATGCATTTGATGGGATGAGGGGTTTAATGTTCTTGATCCTCTCTAATATGAACATGCACGGTTCAATCCCCGAGTCAATAGGCCGGTTGTCCAACCTCCGGGTCATTTATCTTGATGGGAACCGGTTCAACGGTTCGATTCCTAATAGCTTCAGGAACTTGAGAAACCTTAGTGAACTAAGACTCAACGATAATCAGTTATCCGGTCCAATTCCGTTAGAAAGAGAGACTGTTTGGAGAATGAAGAGAAAGCTAAGGTTACATAACAATTCTGGGTTATGTTACAACCCAAATAGTGGTTTTGAGGATGGTTTGGATCCATCCTTTTCTTCTGGTATTGGTTCATGCatcacacccacacccacacccgGTTCAACAAGGACAGTGCAACCCTAG
- the LOC120010948 gene encoding uncharacterized protein LOC120010948 encodes MSAAVCGSKRSFFDELPSPSSPPSASKKLRRCSSSSPPPIRLSPPSLVHQLRSVFPLMEPQLLQKVMDECGNDLDATVKRLCELGLGSSDEMLGSAAESDATLEKGKFADAGDLAASVNNLPVDGAGWVDLFVREMQSATSLDDARARTSSLLKILEKSICQKAGEAVAQSFQKEGCMLKEQIEGVIRENTILKRAVAIQHERQKEFEDRNKEVQHLKQLVSEYQEQLRKLEVNNYALMMRLRQSQQSSPIIGRFNPDVF; translated from the exons ATGTCTGCGGCAGTATGCGGTAGCAAGAGATCGTTCTTCGACGAACTCCCTTCTCCGTCATCTCCTCCATCGGCTTCTAAGAAGCTTCGCCGTTGCTCGTCTTCATCGCCTCCTCCGATTCGTTTGTCTCCTCCTTCTCTTGTTCATCAGCTCCGTTCTGTGTTCCCTCTCATGGAGCCCCAG CTTCTTCAGAAAGTAATGGACGAATGTGGAAATGATTTAGATGCTACAGTCAAAAGACTGTGTGAGCTTGGATTGGGGTCCTCAGATGAAATGTTGGGTTCTGCCGCAGAATCAGATGCAACTTTGGAGAAAG GAAAATTTGCTGATGCTGGAGATCTGGCTGCATCTGTGAACAACCTTCCTGTGGATGGTGCTGGATGGGTGGACCTGTTTGTGAGGGAAATGCAAAGTGCTACTAGTCTGGATGATGCCAGAGCACGCACATCAAGTCTGCTGAAGATACTTGAAAAATCCATCTGTCAAAAAGCCGGGGAAGCTGTGGCCCAAAGTTTTCAGAAG GAGGGTTGTATGCTGAAGGAACAAATTGAAGGGGTGATCCGAGAAAATACAATATTGAAACGTGCTGTGGCTATTCAGCATGAACGGCAAAAAGAGTTTGAGGACAGGAACAAGGAGGTCCAGCACTTGAAGCAGTTAGTGTCTGAGTATCAGGAACAGTTGAGAAAACTTGAG GTAAACAATTATGCCTTGATGATGCGTTTGAGACAGTCCCAACAAAGCAGCCCCATCATTGGACGTTTCAATCCTGATGTATTCTAA
- the LOC120011468 gene encoding uncharacterized protein LOC120011468, with protein sequence MHRIFGQEQSNASNANSRLGFLRERRCLAPLAMNGDDFDDTLVTRSLSYYKIPKQLLKLSVLKLDGSQFDVHVAKNAKVEELKQTIEELFTSSPKEPEDKISWSQVWGHFCLCYEGRKLINDKASIESFGIKDGNQIQFIRHMSINCLSPRRKSKNHSGTCKRDSTLSRESNAYEESGQTNSDDTNEDDNQEQFKHSSYEDQEEIPLPEFKLANFLRGWLSYSRLWGTSKKVSEGRNPPSRFARHFLGGTPRMIRL encoded by the exons ATGCACCGTATATTTGGTCAAGAGCAGAGTAATGCAAGTAATGCGAACAGTCGTTTGGGgtttttgagagagagaaggtGCTTGGCTCCTCTGGCCATGAACGGAGATGATTTTGATGATACTCTCGTAACACGTTCACTTTCGTATTACAAAATACCAAAGCAGCTCCTCAAACTCTCTGTTCTCAAGCTTGATGGTTCTCAATTTG ATGTTCATGTTGCTAAAAATGCTAAAGTAGAAGAACTCAAACAaaccatagaggaacttttcacttccTCGCCAAAGGAACCTGAGGACAAGATTTCATG GTCACAAGTATGGGGTCACTTTTGTTTGTGCTACGAAGGTCGGAAATTGATTAATGACAAGGCAAGCATTGAAAGTTTTGGGATCAAGGATGGAAATCAG ATTCAATTTATTAGACATATGTCCATCAACTGTTTGTCTCCTAGAAGAAAATCCAAAAACCATAGTGGTACTTGCAAACGAGATTCGAC GTTATCTCGAGAATCAAATGCTTATGAAGAGAGCGGACAGACTAATTCAGATGATACTAACGAGGATGATAATCAAGAGCAATTCAAGCACTCGTCATACGAAGATCAGGAGGAAATTCCATTGCCAGAGTTCAAGTTAGCCAATTTCTTGAGAGGGTGGCTTTCTTACTCCAGACTATGGGGTACTTCTAAAAAGGTATCAGAAGGCAGGAATCCACCATCAAGATTTGCCCGCCATTTCTTAGGAGGAACACCCAGGATGATTAGACTTTAA
- the LOC120011569 gene encoding PTI1-like tyrosine-protein kinase At3g15890: protein MAFFCCGRLDRKERGKKKPTWRIFSLKELHSATNNFNYDNKLGEGGFGSVYWGQLWDGSQIAVKRLKVWSNKADMEFSVEVEVLARVRHKNLLSLRGYCAEGQERLIVYDYMPNLSLLSHLHRQHSAECVLDWNRRMNIAIGSAEGIAYLHNHATPHIIHRDVKASNVLLDSDFNAQVADFGFAKLIPDGATHVTTRVKGTLGYLAPEYAMLGKASESCDVYSFGILLLELASGRKPIEKLNSTIKRTITDWALPLACEGKFTEIADPKLNSKFVEEELKRVVLVALVCSNSRPERRPNMLEVVELLKGESKEKFSEIEKNELFKVHEAAGFNDVPANEDNSDFISEEKEVKQELNEEKPQDKESI, encoded by the exons ATGGCGTTCTTTTGTTGTGGAAGATTAGATCG GAAAGAGCGAGGGAAGAAGAAGCCGACATGGAGGATTTTCTCCTTGAAGGAATTGCATTCAGCTACGAACAACTTTAACTACGACAACAAGCTAGGGGAAGGGGGATTTGGCAGTGTTTACTGGGGTCAGCTTTGGGATGGATCTCAA ATTGCAGTGAAAAGGTTGAAAGTTTGGAGCAACAAAGCAGATATGGAATTTTCTGTGGAGGTTGAGGTACTAGCACGCGTTCGGCACAAAAATTTGCTTAGTTTACGTGGTTATTGTGCTGAAGGGCAGGAGCGTCTTATTGTATACGACTACATGCCAAATTTGAGCTTACTTTCCCATCTTCATAGGCAACACTCAGCAGAATGTGTTCTTGATTGGAACAGACGGATGAATATCGCAATAGGGTCAGCGGAGGGAATTGC CTATCTTCACAACCATGCAACTCCACATATAATTCACAGGGACGTCAAAGCTAGCAATGTCTTACTGGATTCAGATTTCAATGCCCAAGTCGCAGATTTTGGATTTGCCAAGTTGATTCCTGATGGTGCTACCCACGTAACTACACGAGTTAAGGGTACTCTAGGCTATCTTGCCCCCGAATACGCTATGCTAGGGAAAGCATCAGAAAGCTGTGATGTCTACAGCTTTGGTATTCTCTTGCTGGAGCTCGCCAGTGGCAGGAAACCGATTGAGAAACTGAATTCAACGATCAAGCGAACAATTACAGATTGGGCTCTGCCGTTGGCTTGCGAAGGAAAGTTCACTGAAATTGCTGACCCAAAGCTAAACAGCAAGTTCGTTGAGGAAGAGTTAAAAAGAGTTGTTCTGGTTGCACTTGTTTGTTCTAACAGTCGACCTGAGAGACGACCCAACATGCTTGAGGTGGTAGAGCTGTTGAAgggagaatcaaaagaaaagtTCTCTGAAATCGAAAAGAACGAACTATTCAAGGTGCACGAGGCTGCTGGTTTCAACGATGTGCCAGCCAATGAAGACAACTCGGACTTTATCTCAGAGGAGAAGGAGGTGAAGCAGGAGTTGAATGAAGAAAAACCACAGGACAAGGAATCCATATAG
- the LOC120011088 gene encoding PX domain-containing protein EREX, with the protein MNPYAFEFDPTLFDYANFSNPIINFNRRSLSSTVYDDYEYGSDYVEASAVSRRKSPPKHRHDGTSPLPLGMDWSPPPPKSEGRKSVWPCDPHTGWSYCATIPSWLLLRKPRDSDPVVFYRVEVGIQSPEGITTTREILRRFSDFLTLLSDVKEAFPGKTLPPAPPRRMLRMKSRTMLEERRSSLEEWMQKLLSDIDISRSFSVAMFLELEAAARSSFYDEIQQNSDVNSSLGASVPSSLLKSNLDISMFAECSSTTSDNGNEFPDSMSETERLKHGRKVMLGRDDMADFGVEASTSGQNITDAVESPAKCDGMESLANMDYYKLDGHVQGLSSESVGSDLSSVEVSEASNFGVANLFGENMHLAEGADASRTIDTRISSDVRLSRDLLMLPSFERQKLIRVLNTVQRRLSIGKTDMEDLIARLNQEVAVRNFLAMKVKDLEVELETTRHNCKENMQQAALTEREKFTQMQWDVEEFRSRCLEMELKLKSEQDDKAHVELAKASILQDNEMLLRELDVAREQLEKLHEVHEELEVKSKADLKVLVKEVKSLRISQSELKQELSHLMKEKLELERMSQREKHKMEQAANANAKLLHECEILRDRLQECSVNFLSEEEDKLIVETSSPSDAIDLLVTSDNRIGLLLAEAQLLAQDIENSAEESDESHGSGSERTTAVGLRKILTDSFVDNARLRMQVNSVIRHALKTSAPSNKDDEEEETPPRKTVLRKFLEM; encoded by the exons ATGAATCCGTACGCCTTCGAATTCGATCCTACTCTGTTCGATTACGCAAATTTCTCCAATCCTATCATCAATTTCAACCGCAGATCGTTGTCATCAACAGTATACGACGATTATGAGTACGGAAGCGATTATGTTGAAGCCTCGGCAGTCAGTCGTCGCAAGAGCCCGCCAAAGCACCGCCACGATGGTACGTCGCCGCTGCCACTGGGAATGGACTGGAGCCCTCCTCCGCCTAAATCG GAAGGACGGAAATCTGTTTGGCCATGTGATCCTCATACAGGATGGAGTTATTGTGCCACAATTCCTTCATGGCTTCTCCTTCGGAAACCAAGGGATTCAGATCCTGTGGTG TTTTACAGAGTTGAAGTTGGTATACAATCACCTGAAGGCATCACTACAACCAGAGAGATATTACGAAGATTTAGTGATTTCTTGACATTACTTTCTGAC GTTAAAGAGGCATTTCCTGGGAAAACTCTTCCTCCAGCTCCTCCAAGGAGGATGTTGAGAATGAAAAGCAGGACAATGTTGGAAGAG AGAAGGTCTTCATTGGAGGAATGGATGCAAAAACTGCTATCGGATATTGACATATCAAGAAGTTTTTCTGTAGCAATGTTTCTCGAGCTAGAAGCTGCTGCGAGGTCTT CTTTCTATGATGAGATTCAGCAGAATTCAGATGTGAATTCATCTCTTGGTGCTTCGGTTCCGTCATCATTGTTGAAATCCAACTTAGACATTTCTATGTTTGCTGAGTGTTCATCAACCACATCTGATAATGGTAATGAATTTCCGGACTCAATGTCTGAAACTGAGAGACTAAAGCATGGGAGAAAAGTAATGCTTGGAAGGGATGATATGGCTGATTTTGGTGTGGAGGCTTCAACTTCTGGACAAAACATAACTGATGCAGTAGAATCCCCTGCTAAGTGTG ATGGTATGGAGTCTTTGGCCAATATGGATTATTATAAGTTGGATGGCCATGTTCAAGGACTCTCATCAGAGAGTGTTGGAAGTGACTTGAGTTCTGTAGAAGTGAGTGAAGCGTCTAATTTTGGGGTGGCTAATTTATTTGGCGAGAACATGCACCTTGCTGAAGGTGCTGATGCTTCTAGAACCATTGATACTCGTATCAGCTCAGATGTACGCCTTTCAAGGGACTTGCTTATGCTTCCATCTTTTGAGCGACAGAAATTGATCAGAGTTCTTAACACGGTGCAACGCAGACTGTCCATAGGAAAAACAGACATGGAGGATCTTATAGCAAGATTGAATCAAGAGGTTGCTGTGAGGAATTTTTTGGCAATGAAG GTTAAGGATTTGGAAGTGGAACTTGAAACTACAAGACATAATTGTAAGGAAAATATGCAACAAGCTGCTCTGACAGAACGAGAGAAATTCACTCAAATGCAGTGGGATGTGGAAGAATTTCGGAGTAGGTGTCTTGAGATGGAGCTGAAATTGAAGTCGGAACAG GATGATAAGGCTCATGTGGAATTGGCCAAGGCATCAATCCTCCAGGACAATGAAATGTTGCTGCGGGAGCTGGATGTTGCCAGAGAGCAGCTTGAGAAATTACATGAAGTCCATGAAGAGTTAGAGGTGAAGTCAAAAGCTGATTTAAAGGTTCTTGTTAAAGAGGTCAAATCTCTTCGAATTTCCCAGTCAGAATTGAAACAGGAGCTTAGCCACTTgatgaaagaaaaactagaattGGAg AGGATGTCTCAAAGGGAAAAGCATAAAATGGAGCAGGCAGCTAATGCTAATGCAAAGTTGCTGCACGAATGTGAAATTCTTCGTGATCGGCTCCAAGAATGTAGTGTTAACTTCCTTagcgaagaagaagataaactgATTGtggagacttcatcaccttctGATGCTATAGATCTTCTAGTGACATCTGACAATCGAATTGGTCTACTTCTTGCAGAG GCTCAGCTCCTTGCACAAGATATTGAAAATTCTGCAGAAGAATCAGATGAAAGTCATGGAAGCGGAAGTGAAAGGACGACGGCTGTTGGGTTGAGGAAGATACTGACTGATAGTTTCGTTGATAATGCCAGATTGAGGATGCAGGTCAACTCGGTAATTCGCCATGCTTTGAAGACCTCTGCCCCGTCCAACAAAgatgatgaggaagaggaaactCCTCCGAGAAAAACAGTTTTGAGGAAATTCTTGGAAATGTAG
- the LOC120010947 gene encoding signal recognition particle 54 kDa protein 2-like, translating to MVLAQLGGSISRAIQQMSNATIIDEKVLNECLNEITRALLQADVQFKLVRDMQSNIKKIVNLDDLAAGHNKRKIIQQAIFNELCKMLDPGKTSFAPKKGKTSVVMFVGLQGSGKTTTCTKYAYYHQKKGWKPALVCADTFRAGAFDQLKQNATKAKIPFYGSYMESDPVKIAVEGVERFKKENCDLIIVDTSGRHKQEAALFEEMRQVSEATNPDLVIFVMDSSIGQAAFDQAQAFKQSVAVGAVIVTKMDGHAKGGGALSAVAATKSPVIFIGTGEHMDEFEIFDVKPFVSRLLGMGDWSGFMDKIHEVVPMDQQPELMQKLAEGTFTLRIMYEQFQNILKMGPISQVFSMLPGFSAELMPKGREKESQSKLKRYMTMMDSMTDAELDSTNPKIMSESRIMRIARGSGHQLRQVMELLEEYKRLAKLWSKMKGGFKMSKKGDMNMNALSRNMNVQNMSKVLPPNLMKQIGGVGALQNLMKQMGSSKDMMGMFGGGDK from the exons ATGGTGTTGGCACAGTTAGGCGGGAGCATATCCCGCGCGATCCAGCAGATGAGCAATGCCACGATAATCGACGAGAAAGTGCTGAACGAGTGCCTGAATGAGATCACCCGCGCACTTCTCCAGGCTGATGTCCAATTCAAGCTCGTCCGAGACATGCAGAGTAACATTAAGAAGATCGTCAACCTCGACGATCTCGCTGCCGGCCACAATAAACGCAAGATCATCCAGCag GCAATATTCAATGAGCTCTGCAAAATGTTGGATCCCGGGAAGACGTCTTTCGCtccaaagaaaggaaaaacaagTGTAGTCATGTTTGTAGGTTTACAAG GATCTGGGAAAACCACAACATGTACGAAGTATGCTTACTATCATCAGAAAAAAGGTTGGAAACCAGCGTTGGTGTGTGCTGATACCTTCAGAGCTGGTGCTTTTGATCAGCTGAAGCAAAATGCCACCAAAGCCAAAATTCCTTTCTATGGAAG CTACATGGAATCAGATCCTGTGAAAATTGCTGTAGAAGGTGTGGAAagatttaaaaaggaaaattgtgATCTCATAATTGTCGATACTAGTGGACGCCATAAGCAGGAGGCTGCTCTTTTTGAGGAAATGCGTCAAGTTTCTGAAGCAACG AATCCGGACCTTGTTATATTTGTCATGGATAGCAGCATAGGTCAAGCTGCATTTGACCAAGCACAAGCATTCAAGCAAAGTGTTGCAGTTGGAGCTGTGATTGTTACCAAAATGGATGGTCATGCAAAGGGTGGTGGTGCACTTAGTGC TGTTGCTGCCACAAAGAGCCCTGTCATTTTTATTGGGACTGGAGAACATATGGATGagtttgaaatttttgatgTTAAACCTTTTGTGAGTCGACTACTGG GCATGGGCGACTGGTCAGGATTTATGGACAAAATTCATGAAGTTGTTCCCATGGACCAGCAGCCTGAGCTCATGCAAAAACTTGCAGAAGGGACCTTTACTCTACGAATTATGTACGAGCAATTTCAGAACATACTTAAGATGGGTCCAATTAGCCAG GTATTCTCGATGCTACCAGGATTTAGTGCTGAATTAATGCCAAAAGGCCGTGAGAAGGAAAGCCAGTCCAAGCTTAAGCGATACATGACAATGATGGATTCAATGACAGATGCTG AGTTGGATAGTACAAATCCAAAGATCATGAGTGAGTCCCGAATTATGCGCATAGCACGTGGTTCTGGCCACCAGTTAAGGCAAGTTATGGAACTCTTGGAAGAATACAAGCGTCTTGCCAAGCTCTGGAGCAAAATGAAGGGAGGATTTAAAATGTCAAAGAAGGGTGACATGAACATGAACGCCCTGTCCCGAAATATGAATGTACAGAACATGAGCAAAGTCCTCCCTCCAAATTTAATGAAACAGATCGGTGGTGTTGGGGCCTTACAAAATTTGATGAAGCAGATGGGTTCTAGCAAAGATATGATGGGCATGTTTGGTGGTGGGGACAAATGA